Within the Haloplanus sp. GDY1 genome, the region CCGCGGCGACGCCCACCGGATTACAGCCGCTTGCAACGCCGCTGCTCGCCAATTGCCTGGCGAGGCCGACGGCCCGCTGTCGAGTCGCCGGCGAGACCTCGAGTTCCGACGTCAGCTTCGGGACGTACTCGTGGTGCTCCATCGGCACTGTCGGCAGGTCCAGTTCTCGATTGAGGACGCCGTAGGCATTCCGGACGCGCTCGTCGCTGACAGCTGCCATCGTTTCAACTTCTGTGAACGTCCGAGGGAGGCCGGCACACCGACAGGCAGCAGAGACACTCGCAGCGGCCACCGCCTCGATCGACCGGCCACGGATGAGATCCTCATGGGCAGCGGTTCGGTACAGCTGACAGGCCTGATCCCGAAGGCTCCGCGGCAGATCGAGTGCGCCGACGATCCGTCGCACCTCCGAGAGACCATGTGCGAGGTTTTGTTCGGCCTTACTGGACCACCGCCCACGCTGGTGCTCACGCCGGAGGCGAGCGATTTGACTCCGTTTCCGGCCTGATAACGTGGAGCCATTGGCGTCGGCCTGATCGAAGCCAATCTCACTCGAAAGTCCGTGGTCGTGGCGGGTCGGCGTCAGCGGTGGCCCGGTTCGCTTGCGCTCGTTGCCCTCCGTCTCGTCGAATGCCCGCCACTCCGGACCGTGGTCGATGGGACGATCCTCGAGGACCAGCCCGCAGTCCTCGCAGGCTGTCTCGATGCTGTTCGTGTGGACGAGGCCGCCGCACTCGGGACAACCGTTGCTGGACCGTTCGATGGAGGGGACGTCCTCGTCGAACGTCCGCTCGTAGACGTGTCGTAGTGACATGGTTCACGCGGAGAGACCGACCTGTCGGTCGACTCCCCGCACTCCATTGGAGATGATAAAATCAGCTCGCAACAGGGGCGTACCTAGAGTAAATCGAACGACGCTGACGCGAGTACTACCGGCACTGTGAGCGCGGACTGGGAGTTACTCAGCGACATCTAGCACTGTCGCCTCCGACAGCTCTCGAATGCGAGACGGTGCAATCGGGAACACCGCCTCGGGCGTGCCAGCCGCCGCCCAGACGGTGTCGAACGCCGTCAGAGTCTCATCGAACAGAACAGGAACCGCAGCATCATGACAGAACGGCGGGACGCCGCCGATTGACCAGCCGATCCGGTCTTTGACCTGTTCGGCGTCAGCCATCGACACCGACTCATCCGGAGTGTCAAAGTGAGCGGCAAGCGTCGACTCGCTCACGTGGTTCGCACCGCTGGTCACGACCACGACCAGACCGTCGTCGACGGACATGACGATACTGCTGGCGATTTGAGCGACTTCGCAGCCGATCGCATCGGCCGCGTCGGCAGCCGTCTTCGTTCCCTCAGGGAACTCGTGGACGTCGATCTCGACACCGTACTGTTCACGAGCTCGATCAACGAAGCGCTCGGCGCTCGGGTGCATAGCCGCGCTGTCGTCACCACAGAGGAAAACCTCACCGGAGCCTTCGCGCGGATTCCTAATCCGGCAGACAACATGACGGGAGAGCAAGAACCGACAAACGTGCTCACAGAGATGCGAGGAAGAAGCCCACGACTTCAGTTGTGGGTCGATGACTCGTGTCTCCGATAGGGGAGCGTCGTCACGTCGAAGGCGTCATAATGCCGGTCGTACGTGAGGATGTGATCAATCTCTAGCTCGGCCATGTGTGACGCGACGATGAAGTCCGTCAGGGATGCATCGAGGTCAGTCCACTCGATGAACGTGTCTGTCGCATCACTGAATACCTCCGGCGTAACTGATTCGAGTTGATAGAGGGCACTCTTATCGAGCGTCGTCAGAAACGTCGCAGCGTTTCGCACCGACGCCTGTTTTTTGAGTCGGGTAGCAGCTTCGTCGACGATGTGATCGTTCACGATCAGTCGTCGATATGGGAGGTTGCCGTCGCGGACAAAATCCATGAATGCACGTGAGACGGAATGCATCTGATCCTGTGGATTGAACAGCGCATAGAGGAACTTCGGGCCACAGACGACCTGATGACGAATCGAACCCGGTCGAAAATGTTCAGGGGTTACCGTCCCAATCGGTGTCTCAACGGGGTCTGCCATCGGAGCTAGGTATTCGAGGAGGGGTCCTCAGCGAGAACGAATGATTCATCCTTGCCGTGCCACTCGTCAACGAGATCGTCTTCCTCTCTGGCGTCTGTCTGTGCTGTCCGTGGGAGCGACGAAGCATCGAGCTCATCGAGAACTGTAAAGGCTGCATCGTTCGGATCGGCCTGTTGCTGGCGTTCGACCCACTCAATCAACGCCTCGTGACTGGCTTCTTTGAGCGACAGTCCGTGTTCCTCAGCGAACGCTCGAAATCGTTCGTACTCCTCTTCATCCAACTCAGTTTGGACGTGTTTGGTATCGTTGCTACTCATTCTGAGCCACCTAATGTTGTGTGGGTGTAGCGTCTCATGAAGCATAAGATGTTCGCATGTATTATCTCATGAAGTGGGTTGACCCCTCGCTCTTCACAGTATATTTTGTGAGGGAACGTCAGTATCAGTTCGAAGGTGCAGATCCGCTGTGGAGACGAGAAATTGAGTGTGGGAATGATGTGGGAATTCCTTCGAAAACAACGGCCTTGGGCTTCTTCTCCAGCGATACACCTAAGCTTCGCTAGTCGGTGTAGAATGTGAGGCTGTACCAGAGCCTCACGAAATGGAATGGAGTATTCCAATGAATAGTAGCAACCAATCCGATAAGAAGTTATCGGGCACGACAGACACGCTGACAGAGCCGAACACGACAGATGCGACCGCTTGCACGCGGCCGACCGACACGCCATTCCAACAGGTCCGGGCCGACCGGACACACGGTGAGCGTGCCGACATCCCAGCAGGTCGCTCCGCACTGGTGCGAACGCTCACGGGATTGCTGCACGCGCTCGTCCAGGACGACAGCGAGTCGTCGACGAGCACCGCGCCCGACGGAACGGCACCCGAGTCGACGGCATACACCGAACGGACCGCCTCCAAAGGCGAGTACGGCTCCCGGACGGAACCCGTCGACGGCGTCTACGGTCACACAGCCGACGGCGATCCGGTGGTTGCCCCGACTGGGCGACTCGCCGCGAGCCGCATCGACGCCAACTGGACGCCCGGCGACACGCTCTACGACCCTGACAGGGCTGGAGACGTCGCCGCAGCGACCGGCACGAACGCCAGCTTCCTGTTCGCCGAACAGTCCGGTGAGCAACGCGCAACGTTCGCGATTGAGTACGACCACACGGCGGGCCCGACGCTCGTCGACCCGAGTGGTGAGCGCATGATCGGTGTTGCGAGTGGCCTCGAACCGAGGACGACCCGGACAGCTCCGGCCACGACGCCGAAGTCTGCCACGAGTCGCCGCAACTCGCCCTGGCCAGCTCGCGCCCGCTCGGAAGCCCACGTCGATGGGATCGATCACGAGTTGCTCGAGACGTTGCCGGCCGCCGAACAGGCGCGCCTGCGCCGTCTCCGTGCGTTCGACATCCCGACCGATCCGACGCCCGAAGATGCGACCGAGGGAATCCCGACGGCCGAGTTGGAGGTGCAGACGCCCGATGGGCGACTCACGCCACTCGGTGAGCTGTTCGCAGAGCCCGAACAGTTTGCGCGGAGTTCACTCGAATCGATCGAGTGTTCCCTTGCCGTCGCAGCCGAGAGACGCCGCGTCACTGACGGAATCCTGACTGCCCAGATCGATCCGGAGATTGCAGCAGGTGACGTCGAACTCGTGGGGCATGCGAAGTGGCTGGCCAATCGGTACGACGAGTACGCCGCGGCCAGGCCATCCAGCGCCAAACTCGCAGCCGCGCGAGCAACGCGCCAAGCCGAGCGCTATCGCACGCGGATTCGACCGCTCACCGAACTCACCGCCGAGCAGCACGACCGAGTCTCCCGAATGGTAGACCGAC harbors:
- a CDS encoding transcription initiation factor IIB, producing the protein MSLRHVYERTFDEDVPSIERSSNGCPECGGLVHTNSIETACEDCGLVLEDRPIDHGPEWRAFDETEGNERKRTGPPLTPTRHDHGLSSEIGFDQADANGSTLSGRKRSQIARLRREHQRGRWSSKAEQNLAHGLSEVRRIVGALDLPRSLRDQACQLYRTAAHEDLIRGRSIEAVAAASVSAACRCAGLPRTFTEVETMAAVSDERVRNAYGVLNRELDLPTVPMEHHEYVPKLTSELEVSPATRQRAVGLARQLASSGVASGCNPVGVAAGCVYQASLEHGERLTQESLADIAEVTPVTLRARWKQLQSVLNESSNPHHRGDA
- a CDS encoding YbaK/EbsC family protein, which produces MHPSAERFVDRAREQYGVEIDVHEFPEGTKTAADAADAIGCEVAQIASSIVMSVDDGLVVVVTSGANHVSESTLAAHFDTPDESVSMADAEQVKDRIGWSIGGVPPFCHDAAVPVLFDETLTAFDTVWAAAGTPEAVFPIAPSRIRELSEATVLDVAE
- a CDS encoding type II toxin-antitoxin system VapC family toxin, encoding MNDHIVDEAATRLKKQASVRNAATFLTTLDKSALYQLESVTPEVFSDATDTFIEWTDLDASLTDFIVASHMAELEIDHILTYDRHYDAFDVTTLPYRRHESSTHN